In the Gopherus flavomarginatus isolate rGopFla2 chromosome 23, rGopFla2.mat.asm, whole genome shotgun sequence genome, ccagcccccctgctctaacccaccagcccccactcccctcccagagctggggagagaacccaggagtcctggctcccagccccccctgctctgacccaccagcccccactcccctcccagagccagggagagaacccaggagtcctggctcccagccccccctgctctgacccaccagccccaactcccctcccagagctggggagagaacccaggagtcctggctctcagccccccctgctctaacccccagctgcctcctgattgcGCTAATGTCCTGACTGAAGAGAAGTGGCTCACCCCAAATGGATGGGGAGGGATCATGAGCCACAGAGATGCCCCCCCCCAGGGTTCTGCTGGGGTACGGGAGGTGGGGCAGCATCTGGGTATGTGGTactgcggggggggaggaggatgtacacctccccttccccagttgGCCAGCGCCGCCCCTTTAAGAGGCGTCCGTCTGTCCCTCTCTCCTAGACAACGCCATCCCCATCAAGTCGTGGTTCAGCGACCCCAGCGACACGGCCCTGCTcaacctgctgcccatgctggACGCCCTGAGGTACCCgccgggggctgggggccaggacgccgGGGTTCTCTAGGGAGGGgacgaggggctgggagccaggcctcctggattccctcccagcaccaggagggaagtgggggctggtgggttagagcacgtggggctgggagccaggactcctgggttctccccctggctctgggaggggagtggggcctgggggttagagcaggggggctgggagtcgggactcctgggttctctccccggctctgggaggggagtgggggctgatgggttagagcagggggggctgggagtcaggactcctgttctctccccggctctgggaggcgagtgggggctggtgggttagagcagggggggctaggagccaggactcctgggttctctccccggctctggaaggggagtgggggctggtgggtcagagcagaggggggctgggagccaggactcctgggttctctccccggctctgggaggggagtgggggctggtgggttggagcaggggggctaggagccaggactcctgggttttctccccggctctgggaggcgagtgggggctggtgggtcagagcatgggggctgggagccaggacacctgggttctctccccggctctgggaggggagtgggggctggtgggtcagagcatggggtctgggagccaggactcctgagttctctccctggctccgcTTAAAACCCCGCACTGTTCTGAGCTGGAGATCCAGGCGGTCGCAGGCAGAAGGGTTGGACCCTGATGCCTCAGTATCCGACAGACCCCCCGACCCACGCCACAGAGCCCAGGCTGACTGAGCAGGATGCTCCTGTGTGGGGCCGAGCCCTGAATCCTTGCGGCACCACCCTGCCGGGTGCCCTCCTCTCTGGAGTCGCGTCTCCACCTGCCTGGGTTACTAACTGTTGACTGATCCACCCTCCAGGAACTTTATTTTCCCGATCCTGTTACATTTTTGGCGGTCGCGATGTCCTGTGGCGAGGAGTTCCCCAGGTCAATTATTAGGTGGTGATCCAGCAAGGTGGATCCTTTGAAACTGCACAGTCTCTGTGCTGGTACCTAGGGGTCCCTCGCTCAAAGGGGTCTGGTTAATtaggagagggggctgggagccaggactcctgggttccctcctaacgcttcccttcccctccccaggttcaCAGCGGACGTGCGGTCGGTGCTGAGCCGGAACCTCCATCAGCACCGCCTCTGGTGACGTCAGCACCTCCTTTCTTCAGGCGTTGGCCCCTGACCTCCGCcggatcccaccgctgccaccatcaccaccacgtGGACTCTGCCACCGATTCCTGAACTCTTGAGAAGAGCGGAGGGGGGGTCACCCCCCCCAATTCCCCACCAACctactccccccccacacccggcCCTGTGCCAAGAATGGGCGGGGACTGACTCGGAGGGCGGAGCTTATCCGGCAGCGGGACAAAGAAAGGGGGTGTGCAGCTTCACGGCGCGCGGATGGACGTGTCCGATCAGGCCGGGGGGGGTGGTCTGGTTTTACAAGACTCTGCCCCCCCCCTCCTCCGGCCTTGTACAAAGACCTCGTTTTTTCTTTTCGTTTCCTTTTTCATTCTGTTCTTCCCTCCACTTCTCCCCGGGTTGGAGccgctggattttttttttttgcccggGGGAGGTGTTGGGTCTCGGATCTGTGCCCAAGGGACGACCCTTCTCTGTTGGGTTCTTTCCTCGGACTCGGGAGGAGAAGGAAAACCCGGGTGGGAAATTATAGCCGCTAAGCAAGGCCAGAACGGGTGCCGTGTTAGGAGAGTTTTTACcccccccagcccgctccacatGTTCAACAGCTGGAGTCTTGCGCAGGGAGATGGAACGATTCtggccccggctctgggagggaagtgggggctgctgggtcagagcaggggtggggctgggggccaggactcctgggttctctccctggctctgggaggggtgtgggggctgctgggtcagagcaggggtggggctgggagccaggactcctgggttccctccgtggctctcggaggggagtgggggttggtgggttagagcagggggggctgggagccaggactcctgggttctctccctggctctgtgagGGGCGTGGGGTTGAGGGGGTGGTGATGGGAAGGCATGTGAGCGCTGGGGCAGCCGCCAccggaggcctgaggctgcctggggtcagggcccagttGGTTCATAAGCAACAGGGCCCATGTGTCTCCCACttggc is a window encoding:
- the LOC127039772 gene encoding CTD nuclear envelope phosphatase 1-like, with the protein product MWSRRHCTLELGSYIKDLSVVHSDLSSVVILDNSPGAYRSHPDNAIPIKSWFSDPSDTALLNLLPMLDALRFTADVRSVLSRNLHQHRLW